One stretch of Molothrus aeneus isolate 106 chromosome 2, BPBGC_Maene_1.0, whole genome shotgun sequence DNA includes these proteins:
- the GPM6B gene encoding neuronal membrane glycoprotein M6-b isoform X2, whose product MKPAMETAAEENAEQSQEKKGCFECCIKCLGGVPYASLVATILCFSGVALFCGCGHVALTGTVSILEQHFSTTASDHALLSEVIQLMQYVIYGIASFFFLYGIILLAEGFYTTSAVKELHGEFKTTACGRCISGMFVFLTYVLGVAWLGVFGFSAVPVFMFYNIWSTCEVIKSFQSNVTVPGDQICVDIRQYGIIPWNAVPGKACGPILENICNTNEFYMSYHLFIVACAGAGATVIALIHFLMILSSNWAYLKDASKMQAYQDIKAKEEQELQDIQSRSKEQLNSYT is encoded by the exons GTTGCTTTGAATGTTGCATTAAGTGCCTAGGAGGAGTGCCATATGCTTCACTCGTGGCAACCATTCTCTGCTTCTCGGGGGTAGCGTTGTTTTGTGGCTGCGGCCACGTGGCGCTCACGGGAACCGTGTCTATCCTCGAGCAGCACTTCTCCACGACTGCCAGTGACCATGCTTTGCTGAGTGAAGT aATACAGCTAATGCAGTATGTAATTTACGGCATTGcatcatttttcttcttatatGGCATAATCCTTTTGGCGGAAGGTTTTTATACAACGAGTGCTGTGAAGGAACTGCATGGAGAGTTCAAAACAACAGCCTGTGGCCGCTGCATCAGTGGAATG TTTGTTTTCCTCACCTATGTGCTTGGAGTGGCCTGGCTCGGGGTCTTCGGCTTCTCCGCTGTGCCTGTCTTCATGTTCTATAACATCTGGTCAACTTGTGAAGTCATCAAATCTTTTCAGAGCAATGTGACAGTTCCAGGGGACCAGATCTGCGTGGACATCAGGCAATACG GTATTATTCCTTGGAATGCTGTACCTGGCAAAGCCTGTGGCCCAATTTTAGAGAACATCTGCAACACGAATGAG ttCTACATGTCTTACCACCTGTTCATTGTGgcttgtgctggagctggtgccACTGTCATAGCATTG ATCCACTTCCTCATGATACTGTCTTCTAACTGGGCCTACTTAAAGGATGCAAGCAAAATGCAGGCCTACCAAGATATCAAAGCAAAAGAAGAGCAGGAGCTTCAGGATATCCAGTCTCGGTCAAAAGAGCAACTCAATTCTTACACATAA
- the GPM6B gene encoding neuronal membrane glycoprotein M6-b isoform X4, producing MGCFECCIKCLGGVPYASLVATILCFSGVALFCGCGHVALTGTVSILEQHFSTTASDHALLSEVIQLMQYVIYGIASFFFLYGIILLAEGFYTTSAVKELHGEFKTTACGRCISGMFVFLTYVLGVAWLGVFGFSAVPVFMFYNIWSTCEVIKSFQSNVTVPGDQICVDIRQYGIIPWNAVPGKACGPILENICNTNEFYMSYHLFIVACAGAGATVIALIHFLMILSSNWAYLKDASKMQAYQDIKAKEEQELQDIQSRSKEQLNSYT from the exons GTTGCTTTGAATGTTGCATTAAGTGCCTAGGAGGAGTGCCATATGCTTCACTCGTGGCAACCATTCTCTGCTTCTCGGGGGTAGCGTTGTTTTGTGGCTGCGGCCACGTGGCGCTCACGGGAACCGTGTCTATCCTCGAGCAGCACTTCTCCACGACTGCCAGTGACCATGCTTTGCTGAGTGAAGT aATACAGCTAATGCAGTATGTAATTTACGGCATTGcatcatttttcttcttatatGGCATAATCCTTTTGGCGGAAGGTTTTTATACAACGAGTGCTGTGAAGGAACTGCATGGAGAGTTCAAAACAACAGCCTGTGGCCGCTGCATCAGTGGAATG TTTGTTTTCCTCACCTATGTGCTTGGAGTGGCCTGGCTCGGGGTCTTCGGCTTCTCCGCTGTGCCTGTCTTCATGTTCTATAACATCTGGTCAACTTGTGAAGTCATCAAATCTTTTCAGAGCAATGTGACAGTTCCAGGGGACCAGATCTGCGTGGACATCAGGCAATACG GTATTATTCCTTGGAATGCTGTACCTGGCAAAGCCTGTGGCCCAATTTTAGAGAACATCTGCAACACGAATGAG ttCTACATGTCTTACCACCTGTTCATTGTGgcttgtgctggagctggtgccACTGTCATAGCATTG ATCCACTTCCTCATGATACTGTCTTCTAACTGGGCCTACTTAAAGGATGCAAGCAAAATGCAGGCCTACCAAGATATCAAAGCAAAAGAAGAGCAGGAGCTTCAGGATATCCAGTCTCGGTCAAAAGAGCAACTCAATTCTTACACATAA
- the GPM6B gene encoding neuronal membrane glycoprotein M6-b isoform X5, with amino-acid sequence MKPAMETAAEENAEQSQEKKGCFECCIKCLGGVPYASLVATILCFSGVALFCGCGHVALTGTVSILEQHFSTTASDHALLSEVIQLMQYVIYGIASFFFLYGIILLAEGFYTTSAVKELHGEFKTTACGRCISGMFVFLTYVLGVAWLGVFGFSAVPVFMFYNIWSTCEVIKSFQSNVTVPGDQICVDIRQYGIIPWNAVPGKACGPILENICNTNEFYMSYHLFIVACAGAGATVIALLIYMMATTYNYAVLKFKSREDCCTKF; translated from the exons GTTGCTTTGAATGTTGCATTAAGTGCCTAGGAGGAGTGCCATATGCTTCACTCGTGGCAACCATTCTCTGCTTCTCGGGGGTAGCGTTGTTTTGTGGCTGCGGCCACGTGGCGCTCACGGGAACCGTGTCTATCCTCGAGCAGCACTTCTCCACGACTGCCAGTGACCATGCTTTGCTGAGTGAAGT aATACAGCTAATGCAGTATGTAATTTACGGCATTGcatcatttttcttcttatatGGCATAATCCTTTTGGCGGAAGGTTTTTATACAACGAGTGCTGTGAAGGAACTGCATGGAGAGTTCAAAACAACAGCCTGTGGCCGCTGCATCAGTGGAATG TTTGTTTTCCTCACCTATGTGCTTGGAGTGGCCTGGCTCGGGGTCTTCGGCTTCTCCGCTGTGCCTGTCTTCATGTTCTATAACATCTGGTCAACTTGTGAAGTCATCAAATCTTTTCAGAGCAATGTGACAGTTCCAGGGGACCAGATCTGCGTGGACATCAGGCAATACG GTATTATTCCTTGGAATGCTGTACCTGGCAAAGCCTGTGGCCCAATTTTAGAGAACATCTGCAACACGAATGAG ttCTACATGTCTTACCACCTGTTCATTGTGgcttgtgctggagctggtgccACTGTCATAGCATTG CTGATCTACATGATGGCTACTACATATAACTATGCTGTTTTGAAGTTTAAGAGTCGGGAAGATTGCTGCACTAAATTCTAA